DNA from Mucilaginibacter mallensis:
TATCGCCCAGGCCAAGTAATACCAGGTCAAACGCTATGTCTTCCTCGTCAAAGAACAAGGTAATGGCTTTGGTGTATTCTGCAGCAGCTTCCGCCGGACTAAGACTTGTCTCAACCGCGAAAATGTTTGAATCATCAATTTCCAATGGGGCAAACAAAGCTGTTTTAGCCATCAGGTAATTGCTGTCCTTATCATCCTGCGGTACATTGCGCTCATCGCCGAAAAAGAAGTATACTTTCTCCCAGTCAACCTTGCCCTTAAAAGCATCAGAAGCCAGCAGTTCATATAATTTTTTAGGTGAGCTGCCACCCGAAAGAGCAACAGTAAACTTATCATTAGCCGCTATGGATTGCTCAGCAAGGGTTACAAAGTAATTTGCCAGGTTAAGCAATACCTCATCGGCGGTGTTAAAAACATTTAATTTCATAAATACTATTTTTTACTACTGGCCAACGGTAATGAGAACCAGTTAAAGCCATCACGGGCTATCAGCGCCTCGGCACTTTCAGGGCCCCATGAGTTGGCAGAATAATTAGGGAAGTTAAGGCTCTTTTTGTTGGTCCATGTGCTTAATATCGGCATTATCAGTTCCCATGCGGCTTCAACCTGGTCGCCACGCATAAACAGCGTTTGGTCGCCAAGCATGGTATCTAACAATAGAGTTTCATAAGCTTCAGGTGCCTGGGCAGTGTAAGTACCTTTGTAATCGAACACCATATCAACGGTATTCAGTATCATATCCAGTCCCGGGCGTTTTGCCTGTACCTGCAAACGAATGCTCATTTCAGGCTGTATGCTGATGATGAGCCTGTTTTGCTGCCAGCTTTCAGCGGCCTCAGTAGGGAATACCTTGTGCGGCACATCCTTAAACTGTATAGTAATTACCGATGCGGTTTGGTGCAGCCTTTTACCTGTACGCAGGTAGAAAGGGATACCTTGCCATCTCCAGTTATCTACAAAAAATTTAACGGCTGCAAATGTTTCGGTATTTGAATCTTTATCAACTTTTGGCTCTTCTCGGTAGCCGGCAACTTCTTTGCCTTCCATCCAGCCTTTACCATACTGACCTCTTACTGCCGACATTCTTACATCATCAGGTGAGAATTTACGCATGGCATGCAATACATCAACCTTACGGTTGCGTACTTCATCAGCACTAAAGTTAACCGGGGTTTCCATAGCCACTAAACAAAGCAATTGCAGTAAGTGATTCTGGATCATATCGCGTAACGCACCGGCACCATCATAGTAATCGCCGCGTTCTTCAACACCTAATTGCTCTGTTACGGATATTTGCACATGCTCAATATAATTACGGTTCCAGATCGGCTCGAGTATAGAGTTGGCGAAACGGAAAGCCATAATATTTTGTACGGTTTCCTTACCTAAGTAATGGTCTATACGGTAGATCTGCTTTTCGTTAAATATACCTGCTAAAAGCTGGTTAAGCTCCTTAGCTGTTTCCAGGTCATGGCCGAAAGGTTTTTCTATTACGATCCTTGTTGTTTCAGGATCAACAGCTAAACCGGCTTTTGAAATATTGGTAGCTATGATAGGGAAGAAGTTAGGTGATACCGCCATGTAATAAATAACGGTAGCCTTAGTTTTCCATTCGGTGTTATGTGCCTCAACCCTTTTACCAAATTCTTTATAAGTTTCTGAATCGTTGATATCAGATACCTGGTAGAAAAGGTTTTTAGAGAACTCATCCCATTTTTTCTTGTCGGCTTTACCGCTGCGCGAAAACTGGTTGATATCATCCAGCAATTTCTTTCTGAAATCTTCATCAGATAATTTGGTACGGCCGGTACCGATGATTGAAAATTGTTTTGGCAGCCAGTTATCCAAAAACAGGTTATAAAGCGCCGGTGCCAGTTTACGGGCATTCAGGTCGCCTGTACCACCGAATATGATAAAAACGGTAGGGTTATTTTTAGTTGAGTCCATGATATATGTTCTATCGGCTAAATTTATTTATTAATCGTTGCTTTTAGGAACCCATTGTGTATGAAAAGTTCCTTCTTTGCCTATCAGTTCATAGGTATGCGCGCCAAAATAGTCGCGTTGTGCCTGTGTAAGGTTTGACGGCATACGACCGGTGCGGAAGTTATCAAAGTAGCTTAATGAAGCTGCATATGATGGGGCTGCAATACCGGCAGCAATAACGCTTGATATTACTTTACGGGCACCCGGCAAGGCAGCGCTAACCAGTTTTTCAACGCCTGCATCTAATAAGAGGTGTGATAGTTTTGCGTTGCCGTTGTAGGCATTATATATATCGTTCAAAAACTCTGAACGGATAATACAGCCACCGCGCCATATTTTAGCGATCTCGCCTAAATGCAGGTCGTAGTTATATTCTTTTGATGCATTTGCCAGCATAAACATACCCTGCGCATAAGTAATTACCATGCTGAAGTAGTAGGCTTGTTCCAAATCCTTTAAAAACTCATCAGTGTTAACATCAAGTGCCGGAGCTACTTTGCTATAAACTTTGGCTGCTTCTAAACGCGTTTCTTTATATTTTGAAAGATCGCGCATGGATACTGCTGTATCTATAGTAGGGATAGGTGCCTGCAGGTCCATTGCTACTTGCGAGGTCCATTTGCCGGTACCTTTAGCTTTCGCTTCATCCTTAATATCATCTAACAATAAATGATCAGTTCCGGGAGCTTTGTAAGCGAAGATATCCTTGGTTATTTCCAGCAGGAATGATTTCAAACGGCCTTCATTCCATTTAAGGAATACCTTGCGGATGGCTTCGTTATCAAGTTTTAAACCTGTTTTTAATATTTCATAGGTTTCAGCAATTAACTGCATAATACCGTACTCAATACCGTTATGCACCATTTTAACAAAGTGACCTGATGCGCCAGGGCCAATGTAAGTAACACATGGAGCGCCATCAACCTTAGCGGCTATGGATTCCAATATAGGTTTCATTACATTGTAGGCATCTTTATCGCCACCCGGCATCATGCTCGGGCCGCGGCGTGCGCCTTCTTCACCGCCTGATATACCCATCCCGAAGAAATGAAAACCTTTTGCTTCCAACTCTTCAACACGGCGGTTAGTATCGGTAAAATGCGAGTTACCGCCATCAATTAATATATCGCCTTTATCAAGTAAAGGCAAAAGCTCGGCTATTACATCGTCAACAATTTTACCGGCGGGTACCAGCATCATAATAGCTTTTGGGCTGCTCAGGCTTTCAGTAAATGCCTTAACATCGCTAAAACCTTTAAGGTTACCATGTTTGCTTTCCTGCTCCAATAATTGGCCTTTTGAGGCATCCTTATCAAAACCGGCGCCTTTAACACCATGATCACCCATATTTAATAGCAGGTTGCGGCCCATAGTACCAAGACCGATCATGCCAAAACTGTATTTATCTGTTGTTTCGCTCATGTTATTTGAGGTTTTCTTTTTTTAAATCTTCCAGTATTTTTTTTGTGGTTGCAAAGCTGGTGTGCTGGTATGCGCGCATGCCTAGTTTTTTGGCTGCTAACGCAAACATTTTCCGGTCATCAAAATACACGGACTCCTGTGGTTGTGCCATAGCAATGCCCATAGCCAGTTTAAAAATGGCCGGGTCGGGTTTGCGGATGCCTACCTCGCAGGATGATACAAAGGCATCAAATACTTCGTGTAATTTGAATTTTTTGATACGGTAATCATTCAGCTCCTTGCCCTCATTATTGATAGCTATGATCCTGAAACCACAGTTCTTCCGCCATTCCTTTAACCAAGCCAGCATATCGGGCAATTCTTTCGATTGCTCAAACATGAAGTTCTTAAAATCCTCGCGTGTAAAATCGCGGGGATGATTAAAGACTACGGTATCCAGGTACTCATCCAGGTCAACGCCGCTGGCTTCGTACACATTAAAAATAAATGTGTGCAGTTCTTTGACCTCGGCATAATCAAGCCCGAACTTTTTTGCTGCTTCCTCGCGGGATTCGTGTCCCCAGCCATTGGTGAGCAAAATGCCGCCAATGTCAAAAAACAGGAATTTTACGGCTAATGTTTCCAAAGCTTATTTTTTGTTTTTTTGATCTTCGATAGCTTGCAATAATTTTTCGAAAGGTTTATTGAATTTCTCAATACCTTCATCTTCTAATTGCTGGGTAAGCGCATCAATATCAATACCTGCTGCTTTTAGTCTTTCCAATGTCTCGGTAGCTTTATCCAAACCTTGTTCTAAAGTATTGGCAGCAATACCATGATCAGCAAATGCTATAACAGTTTCCCATGGAACGGTATCAACAGTATCCGGACCGATCAGGGCCTCAACATATTTGGTATCTTTAAATGCAGGGTTTTTGCTGCTGGTACTTGCCCATAATAAACGCTGTGGTTTCGCGCCTTTGGCAGCCAATTTTTCCCAACGCTCACCGCTGAATACTTTTTTATAAATTTCATAAGCTTTTTTAGCTGACGCGATAGCAACTTCGCCTTTCAGATCGCCTAAGCCTTTTTCGTCTAACAAAGGATCAACTAGAACGTCAATACGGCTCAGGAAGAAACTTGCTACTGATGAGATATGGCTGATAGAGTGGCCTGCTGCCAAATGATCTTCCAAACCTGAAATATAAGCCTCAGTAACTTCCTTGTAACGTGGCAAGCCAAAAAGCAGGGTAACGTTAATGTTGATGCCTTTAGCGATCGACTGGCGGATGGCCTCTAAACCTGGCTTTGTACCCGGGATTTTGATCATCACGTTTTTACGGTCAACTTTTTGCCAAAGTTCAACAGCTTGTTTTGCTGTTTTCTCAGTATCTAAAGCTAAAAACGGAGATACTTCTAAGCTTACATAGCCATCTTCACCTACAACACCCTCGTTATAAACGCCATCAAACAAAGCGGTAGCTTTTTGAATGTCGCTTACAGCCAGGCCGAAGAATATTTCTTCGTTGCTTTCGGTAGTTTTGGCCAGTTCAGTGATATCGGCATCATAATCAGAACTGCTGGTGATGGCTTTTTCAAAGATCGCCGGGTTTGAGGTTACACCCCTGATACCTTCTTCGTCAATCAGTTTTTTTAATTTACCTGATGAAATTATTTCGCGATCTATAAAATCCAGCCAGATGCTTTGGCCAAAGCTGTGTATTTGTTTTACTTTATTGGTTGCCATTATTTTAATATTTAATTATTCTTTTTTGTTTAGATGTTGGGCAAATCTACGGTTGTATTAAAGTTAACGTATCATTCAACCGTAATTATTATGCCATTAATATGTCCACGTTATAATTTATAAACAGTCCGCTTTCAATTACGCCTGTTATTGATTTTATTTTGATCTCCATATCATCATCAATGTCATCAAAATGAGCGTCGAGCACCATATTACCGTTTTCAGTAATAATGGGGCCGTCCTTACCTTTTGCGGGCCTTATCAGCAAGCTAGTTGCCCCTATTTTTCTTAGTTCGTCTTCCACATGCAATAAAGCAGCCGGGAAAACCTCTATCGGTACAGGGAAATTGGTTCCTAATTTTTTTACCTGTTTACTGTCATCAATAATAATATAATTAACAGGACTGGAGCTGATCAGCAATTTTTCCTTGAACATTGCCCCGCCTCTGCCCTTTATCAAACTGTGCTTAGGGTCAACTTCATCGGCACCATCAAACAGCCAGTCGGGTTTATTTTCGTACAAGGTAGTTAAAGGTATGCCCAGTTTACTGCAAAACAGCGAAATTTCAATAGAGGTAGGGATAGCTTTTATAGTCAGCTGTTCTTCCTTTATCCTTTTTGCAATGGCTAATAAAGCCACATAAACTGTTGAACCCGAACCCACTCCTAATATATCGCCATCCTTAACCTTTGCAGCTATTGCATCGGCAACTTTTTGTTTGCCTTCAAGGTTGATAATGGTATCAGACCAAGCCAGATTTTTTAGAAGATCGCTTTGCCAGTTCATTTGTTAGTATCAGGTATTTAGTATCAAGTATCAGGACCTTTTTATATAGACAGTAGCAAATACCAGGGTGAAGTTGTCTTGCTACCTGATACTTGCTACTTGATACTCAATTATAATAATGCTTTCGCTCTTTTTACTACGTTATCAACTGTAAAGCCGAAGTGTTTGTACAGGTCATCTGCCGGAGCTGATTCACCGAATGTTTCCATTCCTAACATATCGCCTTCGTCGGTAGTGTATTTATGCCAGCCCATTGGGGATGCCATTTCAACAGCTAAACGTTTTCTGTATGCTTTAGGGAATACCGACTCTTTGTAAGCAGCATCCTGTTTCTCAAATAATTCCCATGATGGCATGCTTACCACGCGGGTTGAGATACCTTCGGCCTCAAGTTTAACCTGTGCTTCCATAATTAAAGCAACTTCTGAACCTGTTGCTATTAATATCAGGTCAGGGTTTTTGCTGGCCTCAGACAATACGTAAGCACCTTTTGCAAGATTTGTTGCTTTGCCATATTTATCCTGATCTAATATAGGTAATCCCTGGCGGGTGAATACCAATACAACCGGGCCGCCTTTGTGCTCAACGGCTACTTTCCATGCTTGTACAGTTTCGTTTGCATCAGCAGGGCGTATAACAGTGATACGTGGTATTGAACGTAATGAAGCTAATTGCTCAACCGGCTGGTGAGTTGTACCATCTTCACCTAAGCCAATACTATCGTGAGTATAAACAAATATCGGGCTGATCTTCATGATGGATGCCAAACGGATCGGCGGGCGCATATATTCAGAGAACATCAGGAATGTTGCACCGAAAGGAATAACGCCTGCTGTTAAAGCCATACCATTTAATGCTGAACCCATAGCATGCTCGCGGATACCGAAGTGGAAGTTACGGCCTGCTCTGTTTTCAGATGTAAATGAATCGAAATTCTTTAAGTTGGTTTCTGTTGACGGAGCTAAATCGGCTGCGCCACCAATTAAATAAGGTATTTTATCGGCAAGAGCATTTAAGGCTTTACCTGATGCAACACGTGTTGCCATTTTAGGATCTGTTGGCTTAAAAGTTGGCAATGAATCTGCCCATCCTTTAGGTAACTCACCTTTAACTGCTGTTTCGTATTCCGCAGCCAGTTCAGGGTATTGTGCTTTATAATCAGCAAATAGTTTATTCCATTTATCTTCTTTAGCGATACCTTTTTCGCCAGCTTTGTGGTAGAAATCTAAAACTTCAGCAGGTACGTTAAATGATTTATCAGGATCGAAGCCAAAGAATTCTTTAACCAGTTTAATCTCGTCAGCTCCCAGTGGCGCGCCATGTGAACCAGCAGTGCCTGATTTGTTAGGGCTGCCATAAGCAATCAATGAACGTACGTTTATTAACGATGGTTTTTGTTTTTCGGCCCTGGCGTTGGTTATAGCCAGTTCCAAAGCGTGAACATCGTTAACATCAGTAACATCCTGTACATGCCAGCCATATGCGCGGAAACGTGCGCTTACATCTTCGTTAAAGGTAATGTCTGTAGAACCTTCTATCGAGATGTGATTGTTATCGTACAAATAAATGATGTTGCCTAACTCCAGGTGGCCTGCTAATGAAGCAGCTTCAGAAGTTACACCTTCCATCATATCGCCATCACTAACTATAGCATATACACTATAATCAAAAATATCGAAGTTCGGTTTGTTGTAACGTGCTGCTAAGTGTTTTTGTGCGATAGCGAAACCTACGCCATTTGCAAAGCCCTGACCCAGCGGGCCGGTAGTAACATCAACACCAGGGCACAGGCCGTATTCCGGGTGGCCCGCAGTTTTGCTGTTTAACTGGCGGAAATCTTCGATATCATTTAAGGTCAGATCGTAACCGGTTAGGTATAAAAAACTGTACTGTAAAATACAAGCGTGGCCGCATGAAAGGATAAACCTGTCGCGGTTAGCCCAATGCGGGTTTTTAGGGTTGTAATTTAAAACCTTTGACCAAAGTACATGGCCCATTGGCGCAAGCGCCATGGCTGTACCAGGGTGACCTGAATTTGCTTTCTGTACAGCGTCTGCTGATAAAATCCGAACGGTGTTTATTCCAAGTTCTTCGATGCTTGGGATTGCGATTGTATCCATTTTTATTAAACTTATAGTATAATGTATTTGATTAGGTGACTTATTTTGTTGCTGCCGACAACGTTTCTGTTATGGGTTCTTCATTCATCGTCCATAGCCTGGCCCCGCCTTTTATCCCGTCTTCATTTGTAACGA
Protein-coding regions in this window:
- the pgl gene encoding 6-phosphogluconolactonase, with product MKLNVFNTADEVLLNLANYFVTLAEQSIAANDKFTVALSGGSSPKKLYELLASDAFKGKVDWEKVYFFFGDERNVPQDDKDSNYLMAKTALFAPLEIDDSNIFAVETSLSPAEAAAEYTKAITLFFDEEDIAFDLVLLGLGDNSHTASLFPFTTVLHDDSASVKEVFLEDQQVYRITFTARLINQARHIAFLVYGAGKAIAVHHVLEDGRNIELYPAQLIAPINGDVQWFLDTAAAADLKQ
- the zwf gene encoding glucose-6-phosphate dehydrogenase; the protein is MDSTKNNPTVFIIFGGTGDLNARKLAPALYNLFLDNWLPKQFSIIGTGRTKLSDEDFRKKLLDDINQFSRSGKADKKKWDEFSKNLFYQVSDINDSETYKEFGKRVEAHNTEWKTKATVIYYMAVSPNFFPIIATNISKAGLAVDPETTRIVIEKPFGHDLETAKELNQLLAGIFNEKQIYRIDHYLGKETVQNIMAFRFANSILEPIWNRNYIEHVQISVTEQLGVEERGDYYDGAGALRDMIQNHLLQLLCLVAMETPVNFSADEVRNRKVDVLHAMRKFSPDDVRMSAVRGQYGKGWMEGKEVAGYREEPKVDKDSNTETFAAVKFFVDNWRWQGIPFYLRTGKRLHQTASVITIQFKDVPHKVFPTEAAESWQQNRLIISIQPEMSIRLQVQAKRPGLDMILNTVDMVFDYKGTYTAQAPEAYETLLLDTMLGDQTLFMRGDQVEAAWELIMPILSTWTNKKSLNFPNYSANSWGPESAEALIARDGFNWFSLPLASSKK
- the gndA gene encoding NADP-dependent phosphogluconate dehydrogenase, translated to MSETTDKYSFGMIGLGTMGRNLLLNMGDHGVKGAGFDKDASKGQLLEQESKHGNLKGFSDVKAFTESLSSPKAIMMLVPAGKIVDDVIAELLPLLDKGDILIDGGNSHFTDTNRRVEELEAKGFHFFGMGISGGEEGARRGPSMMPGGDKDAYNVMKPILESIAAKVDGAPCVTYIGPGASGHFVKMVHNGIEYGIMQLIAETYEILKTGLKLDNEAIRKVFLKWNEGRLKSFLLEITKDIFAYKAPGTDHLLLDDIKDEAKAKGTGKWTSQVAMDLQAPIPTIDTAVSMRDLSKYKETRLEAAKVYSKVAPALDVNTDEFLKDLEQAYYFSMVITYAQGMFMLANASKEYNYDLHLGEIAKIWRGGCIIRSEFLNDIYNAYNGNAKLSHLLLDAGVEKLVSAALPGARKVISSVIAAGIAAPSYAASLSYFDNFRTGRMPSNLTQAQRDYFGAHTYELIGKEGTFHTQWVPKSND
- a CDS encoding HAD family hydrolase codes for the protein METLAVKFLFFDIGGILLTNGWGHESREEAAKKFGLDYAEVKELHTFIFNVYEASGVDLDEYLDTVVFNHPRDFTREDFKNFMFEQSKELPDMLAWLKEWRKNCGFRIIAINNEGKELNDYRIKKFKLHEVFDAFVSSCEVGIRKPDPAIFKLAMGIAMAQPQESVYFDDRKMFALAAKKLGMRAYQHTSFATTKKILEDLKKENLK
- the tal gene encoding transaldolase — translated: MATNKVKQIHSFGQSIWLDFIDREIISSGKLKKLIDEEGIRGVTSNPAIFEKAITSSSDYDADITELAKTTESNEEIFFGLAVSDIQKATALFDGVYNEGVVGEDGYVSLEVSPFLALDTEKTAKQAVELWQKVDRKNVMIKIPGTKPGLEAIRQSIAKGININVTLLFGLPRYKEVTEAYISGLEDHLAAGHSISHISSVASFFLSRIDVLVDPLLDEKGLGDLKGEVAIASAKKAYEIYKKVFSGERWEKLAAKGAKPQRLLWASTSSKNPAFKDTKYVEALIGPDTVDTVPWETVIAFADHGIAANTLEQGLDKATETLERLKAAGIDIDALTQQLEDEGIEKFNKPFEKLLQAIEDQKNKK
- the rpiA gene encoding ribose 5-phosphate isomerase A is translated as MNWQSDLLKNLAWSDTIINLEGKQKVADAIAAKVKDGDILGVGSGSTVYVALLAIAKRIKEEQLTIKAIPTSIEISLFCSKLGIPLTTLYENKPDWLFDGADEVDPKHSLIKGRGGAMFKEKLLISSSPVNYIIIDDSKQVKKLGTNFPVPIEVFPAALLHVEDELRKIGATSLLIRPAKGKDGPIITENGNMVLDAHFDDIDDDMEIKIKSITGVIESGLFINYNVDILMA
- the tkt gene encoding transketolase, yielding MDTIAIPSIEELGINTVRILSADAVQKANSGHPGTAMALAPMGHVLWSKVLNYNPKNPHWANRDRFILSCGHACILQYSFLYLTGYDLTLNDIEDFRQLNSKTAGHPEYGLCPGVDVTTGPLGQGFANGVGFAIAQKHLAARYNKPNFDIFDYSVYAIVSDGDMMEGVTSEAASLAGHLELGNIIYLYDNNHISIEGSTDITFNEDVSARFRAYGWHVQDVTDVNDVHALELAITNARAEKQKPSLINVRSLIAYGSPNKSGTAGSHGAPLGADEIKLVKEFFGFDPDKSFNVPAEVLDFYHKAGEKGIAKEDKWNKLFADYKAQYPELAAEYETAVKGELPKGWADSLPTFKPTDPKMATRVASGKALNALADKIPYLIGGAADLAPSTETNLKNFDSFTSENRAGRNFHFGIREHAMGSALNGMALTAGVIPFGATFLMFSEYMRPPIRLASIMKISPIFVYTHDSIGLGEDGTTHQPVEQLASLRSIPRITVIRPADANETVQAWKVAVEHKGGPVVLVFTRQGLPILDQDKYGKATNLAKGAYVLSEASKNPDLILIATGSEVALIMEAQVKLEAEGISTRVVSMPSWELFEKQDAAYKESVFPKAYRKRLAVEMASPMGWHKYTTDEGDMLGMETFGESAPADDLYKHFGFTVDNVVKRAKALL